The sequence GACAATGGTCTCTCCGGCACAATAGGAACAGATGGCAGCCGGCATGGGGTATTTCAACTGTCTACCGGTAATGCATTGCAGAGGATTCATTTCCAAAATTTCTCTTTTTAGCCGAAGGGAACCTTGGCCGTTCAGGCCGTTGATATGGATAACCCGGGCTTTATTGTTCACACATTCCACCTGATGGCTAAAGACCTCTCTTTCCGCCTGGGAAACAACATCGCCCTTGGTTATGACAATCATATCCGCCGTACTCAGCATAGGACCAATTTTTTTAGGCGTATCAAGCCCTACCAGATTATCCACAACGCAGACGGTCAAGCATCCCTCAACCGCCGGGGCACACCTGTGGCATAGCCCTGCGGTTTCAAGAATCAGCACATCGGTGTTTTGATTTTCTGCCCATTCCCACACCTCTTCCAGGTTGGCCACATAAAAATGATCCGGGCAAATGTAGTCACTGAGCCCAATACAAACCGAGATACCCAGGCTTTGATAACGCCTGTCATCTGAGGTTTCAAGACAATCAATCTTGCATGCCGAAACCTTGAGGTTCTCTTGCTGCAGATGCCTTATGACCTGCATCATGACGGATGTTTTCCCGGAGGACGGCGGACCGGCTACAATAACAAATCTTAGGGCCAAGAACTTTTTCTCCTCATGGTTTAATAAAAAAACTATACACGATACCCACGCCATCATGTCGTCTAAAAAACTTAAATGACATTTTAAAACTACATTTTTGCACATCGATAACATACGCTTTTTGAAAGTGTCAACACCAAATCTAAGTTTTCACCCAACAGATTTGTTCCCCAAACGCTTCAAGATTATTATTAATTGACTTTCAAATAAATTTATTCTATTTATAATTCAAATTTGTAACAAAAAACGACTCTATTCTGACATTATATGCCAACCTACAATACGTACATTACATAACCGACAAACTTACTTCCGGCACATTCACATCCATTGAAGCATGCAAAAGTAAGTTTTTAATAATAAATCATAAATAGGAGAACTTTGTTATGACGTTGAGCGCTAGAAATGTAATCAAGGGCACTGTTAAGGAAGTTAAAAAGGGCCAGGTAATGGCTGAGGCTGTCATTGAGGTTGCACCGGGCGTAGAGATTGCGTCGGCCATCACAACCAACTCAGTCGAAAA is a genomic window of uncultured Desulfobacter sp. containing:
- a CDS encoding GTP-binding protein codes for the protein MALRFVIVAGPPSSGKTSVMMQVIRHLQQENLKVSACKIDCLETSDDRRYQSLGISVCIGLSDYICPDHFYVANLEEVWEWAENQNTDVLILETAGLCHRCAPAVEGCLTVCVVDNLVGLDTPKKIGPMLSTADMIVITKGDVVSQAEREVFSHQVECVNNKARVIHINGLNGQGSLRLKREILEMNPLQCITGRQLKYPMPAAICSYCAGETIVGSAYQMGNVKKIDFGENP
- a CDS encoding TOBE domain-containing protein, which translates into the protein MTLSARNVIKGTVKEVKKGQVMAEAVIEVAPGVEIASAITTNSVEKLGIEPGKEVTVVIKATSVMLDA